TTCCGACCAAGTGATGGAGACGTCATTTTTGTTGATGCTTTGTAACGACAGACCTGAAGGAACCTCTGCCTTGTCTACAGATGAATCAATCGTCGATACAGGCAATGCATTGGATGCTACCGATTCCGTACCTGTACGATCCGCAGCCGTTACCGTATATACATAATTCATGCCCAGGTCAATCTTATTATCGGTATAGGTTGTTGCATCCGTGGTTCCCAGCAGCTCGGCCTTGGCCGCTCCAGTTGACTGACGGTATACCTTATACTGTACGTCATCGGCAATAGCATCCCACGACAATGCAGCGGTGATCGGATCACTCTCCAGATCCAGGCCATTCAGTTTCAGATTGGAAGGGGCCACCAATACAGGTGTAATCTCAAGTCCATTGAGATGCGCCGTAGCCCCACTGAAGACCAGATTCATCTGCCCGTCCTGCACGGTAATCTGGTTGATCACTTTTTCGGCAATATTCTGGGCACCTGAAGATACGGTTCCATAATCTTTGCCTTCGATGTTAATGTTGGTTTTTGCTGACCCAATCCAGTCCCCAGTGTACGTCTTGACCGAATAGGTACCATTCGGCAGATCCACTTTGAATTCATATGATCCGTTAAAATAGATCACGAAGTCACGACGCAGGTTATCCGTCGCACTGCCACGATCCCGATCCGCCATATTGGCGGAAGACGTTAATCCATAACCGCGTTCTGGTGTATACAGCGTATTCCGATTGACTTCCGTATACCCTTCAGCAACCGGAGAACCTACCGGGCCAAAGTCATATCGATACGTTGCCGATTTGGTGGTGAAGCTGACTTCATCCGAAGGATCGGATTCGCCGCGGCCATTCACAGCCGTTACTCGAACTGTGTACGACTTACCTTCAACCAAACCGCTTAGCGTTAAAGTAGGTACGGTTGCCGTTCCTGCCAGTTTGTAGGCAGTTTCCGGCTCTGTTGAGAGCTTACGGTATACTTTGTAGATGTCTGCGGTGTCATCCGCCGTCCATTTCAATACCGCTCCGGCGTTGCTAATGCTGCCTGCCTTCAATCCAGCAGGTTTGGCAGGCAATTCAGCTGGAACTTCAGCATCCTGAACCGCTTCCGATAACGGCAGATCCAGTTCACGAACGGCACCTGCAACCAAACGGGCAATCTGAATCGCTCCATATTCCTGGAAGTGCGTATTATCCGTTGCCCCGTTCGGGAATGCCTGATAGATGCCTGGTGATACATGGAGGAAGACAGACAATGTCGCTTCCGGTCCAATGGAATCATAGTACGCAATGCTGAGTGCGCTCAGATCGATCAGCTTCACATTTTTCTCGGAAGCCACCTCTTTCATCGCCTGCACATATTCAGGGAAGGATACATTGAACTTGCCTGTGTCTGCGTTAAAGTCCCTGCGACCCATTGGGGTGACCAGAATTGGGGTAGCTCCCCGCTGCTGCACGCCGTCTATGTAGGTTTTCAGATAGTTTTTGTAATCGGCGGGTGAAGCATAACGGTCAGGAACACTGATCGTTGCATCGTTGTGTCCGAACTGCACGAACAGATAATCTCCCGGACGAATGAGGCGCAGAACCTCATCTAGTCGGCCTTCGAAAATAAAGGATTTGGAGCTGCGTCCACCGATGGAATGGTTCTTAATCTCCACGGCATCACTGAAAAAGGACGGGAACATTTGTCCCCAACCCGCTTGGGGCTCCCAATATGGATTATACGTCTGCATCGTGGAGTCACCCGCAAGGTACACAGCAGGTTTGTTCCCTGCCTCGCGTTCCTGTTGTTTGGTGATCACGAGCGCATTGATATTAGCGGCCGTTCCGGAGAATTCAAAGTTCATCTGCCCATCCACCAGGGCAATATCGAAGCTCATCTCCAGATATTCACCCGCTGGCTTGGTATTCTGCTGAACCTTGTTCATGCTCTCCACTTTGATCGCAATATCTGTGTTGCCTGCACTGTCGCCAGCGACAAGGGAGACGGTATAATCACCGTTTGGCAAATCCACCTTGAATCCGCCCCCATCGGCGATTTTGGCAAAATCGGATTTAATCGGATCACTTGTACCCCGATCCTGTACCGTTACCTTGGATACATCGGTGAATCCATAGCCACGTTCCGCCGAATACGCAGACGTTGCGTCCACACCTGTATATCCATTCGCAACAGCTCCTGAACCAAAATCGAATTTATAAGTGCCTCCACCGGCAGCTTCATCAGCCGATACGGCTGCACTTGCTGTTGGTGTGCCAAGCATTGTTCCCCACCCCAGACTGGAAATTGTAAATACCCATAGGAGCAAAACCAAACCAACCTGCCGCGTCTTCGCGATCATGAACACCCATCCTTTCGTTTCCTCATCATAGAATGATTAAAGCCAGAACGATGGTACAACCCATAAGTAAGCGCTTGCATTTTGTCGTTTAAAAAAAGAACTACTTTTGATTAACGGATCACCTCTTTAATTTTTAATTTTCAAATTCTTTAATGCTTCACATCAGTAAACTTTGAGGCAAAGGTTTTCATTTCCCCTCGATACTATCCCTTCTTCCAGGGAATGAACATGTAATTTTCCGTCTTTTTCCACCAATAAACCGATTTCTTCGTTCTTGATCTCTAACACATGCCTTACAAGGGAAGGGATAATGCCCCAAAAGGTAATAAAATCCCTTTTCATACGAAATACATTCAGGTACAATAGGGCGATGTGTGTGTCCGGACCAGGCGGATACGAAATACGAAGTATAGAGGACGGTTCAGTTCGAACGGATCATCCTGATTTGATTATTTGGAGGCTCATCAACACCATGCAAACCGATTCACAGACTAAAGTCAAAATCATAAACGCCGATCCCAGCGCGATGGGATTATTTGGGTTGGCCATCGTCACTCTGGTCGCTTCCTCCCAAAAGCTTGGCATTACAGACGGCCTTAGCTACGCCATTCCTTGGGCGATTTTCCTCGGTGCCTTTGCCCAGCTGTTCGCTTGCATTCAAGATTCCAAACGCAACAATACCTTTGGTACAACTGCCTTCGGCGCATACGCATTCTTCTGGTTCGCGATGGGTGCCAACTGGCTGATCAAAATGGGCGTGTTTGGCTCCACTCTTGCGGAACAGGCAGATGGCAAGCAGCTCGGATTTGCTTTTGCCGGATACCTCGTGTTCACCCTGTTCATGACGCTGGGTGCCGTGGAAGCCAACAAAGTATTGCTCATCATTTTCATTCTCATTGACTTCCTGTTCCTTGGCCTGACCTTTGACGCGTTCGGCGTAGCTCCTCATATCTTCCATACCATCGCAGCTTATGCTGAAATGGGAATCGGAATCGTGTCGTTGTACGGCACAGGTGCTTCCGTACTGAACGCTCACTTCGGCTATACGTTCTTGCCCATCGGCAAGCCGGCTGGCATTTTCAGACCCAAGGCTTAATATACAGCATCAAACCGCCAGCGCGCCGGTCCGCGCCTGGCGGTTTTTTTGAATCACGCTTCACTTGAATAGGGATACAGCTTCTTTTTTACTTTTTACCATTTTTTTCATTTCTTTTTCTGAAAAAAAAGTATAATATTAACATGTGATATACAACATTCTACTAGGTGAGGGAGTTTATAACAAATGAGAAACAAAGCAAGATCCGCAGTTTTATCCTTAGCACTAGCCGCAACTTTGGCGATTCCAGCAGTAGTTAGCGCTGATAGCATCCAGCTAAATCCGGCAGATGAGACAACGCCACCAATTGTTACTCCGTTCTCTGTTGGTAACCAACAGCCGCTCACAACTGTGAGCGCTGCTACTTCTACCGCCCCCGCTTATTTCTCGGTTCCAGCTGGTTACGGACATGGTAAATTCTACTTCCTAAACAATGGAACAAGCAATCTAACTGTTACGATGAAACACTCATCAGGATTAGAGTACATTGCAGCTACTGTTAAGCCGGGAGCAGCATATACTTGGAGAAGCACGGCGGATTATCCGCAAGGTATGCGCGGTGGTGATTATACCATCTCATTCCATTGTTCCAATGGTGTAAATGTAAAGTGGTCTGCATTCGCTTCCAATAGCGCCACTGAAGCAAACGGATAAAACATTAAAATCCCTTACGACTGATTATTCACAAAAAAGGATTCGAGGCCATTATCGGCAGCTCGAATCCTTTTTTGTGTATTCGAAATGTAACAGTGTATGACAGTCTATTATATTGGTACATCAGACGGCATGTCGTCGACGTTAGAAGCGCCCTAGCTTCCGATAATATCGGTGAACGAGCAGGACTCAAGCAGTCGGCTATTGCCCGTCTGGAGAGCTCCGCGCAGACTCCGCGCTTCGATACGCTCCAGAAGGTGGCTTTTGCGCTTGGCTTGCGCTTTGAACTGGTTCCTGATGGCGAGGAAGAAGTGACCGACACCTATACTAGAACTAACATATAGAGAGGATGGACGTGGCATATCTTGCAGCGTCCATCAGCCATACTGTCAGGAGGACTACAAAGAATGAGAGAGATACCTAAACCTACGGAATTAGATCAAGTGGAGAGAAAGTATGTGCGCGAAACACGTTGTTTCAAGACGGCAAGAGTATTTCCAACCGATGTAAATAACCATAATACCTTGTTTGGCGGCAAACTCATGTCTTATATCGATGACATTGCATCCATCGCCGCATCCAAGTTGTGCCGGGTCAATACCGTTACGGCTTCGACCGATTCGGTCGATTTCTTGTATCCGATTAATCCGACGGATTCGGTGACGTTGGAATCCTTCGCATCGTGGACGGGACGAAGTTCGATGGAGATTTTTGTGAAGGTGATCCGCGAGGATCTGAAGACGGGGGAGAAGAAGATTGCGGCGACCGCATTCCTTACCTTTGTCGCTTTGGATGAAAATAACCGTAAACTCATTGTCCCTCGCATCATTCCGGAGACGGAGGAAGAGAAGAAATTATACGAGACTGCTCCAGCCCGGGCGGCCATGCGGAAACAACGGCGGGCAGAAAGCAAGAACTTCGCCGACTTCCTCACCGTTAGTTATCCTTGGGAATAAGAGAATCAGGCACGCTATTCAGTCCTGAAGCATGCGTTCATGAATGGTCCGGCCCTTCTGCCCTGGTTCAATCAGGAGACGGGTCGGTTTGATGTTAATTAGCGCGGTCAACTGTTCTCCCATGTAGTGGGAAGAATACTTGAACCCAATCTCCGCCCAATGCATAATCACACCAACGGTCGCAGATACCAGGTAACTTAGCATGATATCGTAATTAATGGTGTAGTCGCTATCTTCGGTCACCAATACAAAATCCTCGGTTAAATATGTTCTGAACATATTGCAGAGTCTCGTTCCCATATCCCCATGCATCGTCATCAAGGCTCGAAAGATATCCTGATGTGCTTCGATATATTCAAATACAGGCATCGTTGATGGCAGCAATGCCGTCATATCCACTTCTTTTAA
This window of the Paenibacillus marchantiae genome carries:
- a CDS encoding acetate uptake transporter, translated to MQTDSQTKVKIINADPSAMGLFGLAIVTLVASSQKLGITDGLSYAIPWAIFLGAFAQLFACIQDSKRNNTFGTTAFGAYAFFWFAMGANWLIKMGVFGSTLAEQADGKQLGFAFAGYLVFTLFMTLGAVEANKVLLIIFILIDFLFLGLTFDAFGVAPHIFHTIAAYAEMGIGIVSLYGTGASVLNAHFGYTFLPIGKPAGIFRPKA
- a CDS encoding helix-turn-helix domain-containing protein gives rise to the protein MCIRNVTVYDSLLYWYIRRHVVDVRSALASDNIGERAGLKQSAIARLESSAQTPRFDTLQKVAFALGLRFELVPDGEEEVTDTYTRTNI
- a CDS encoding acyl-CoA thioesterase, yielding MERKYVRETRCFKTARVFPTDVNNHNTLFGGKLMSYIDDIASIAASKLCRVNTVTASTDSVDFLYPINPTDSVTLESFASWTGRSSMEIFVKVIREDLKTGEKKIAATAFLTFVALDENNRKLIVPRIIPETEEEKKLYETAPARAAMRKQRRAESKNFADFLTVSYPWE
- a CDS encoding TetR/AcrR family transcriptional regulator, with protein sequence MLIIEHPQDRRARRTQDAIIAAAVSLILEKGAEAVTIRDITERADYNRGTFYLHFPGKPELLQFILDDFMQGVGQAYASPYAELKEVDMTALLPSTMPVFEYIEAHQDIFRALMTMHGDMGTRLCNMFRTYLTEDFVLVTEDSDYTINYDIMLSYLVSATVGVIMHWAEIGFKYSSHYMGEQLTALINIKPTRLLIEPGQKGRTIHERMLQD